Proteins from a single region of Bradyrhizobium diazoefficiens:
- the tolR gene encoding protein TolR gives MGMNVASSSGGGGRRSRRKPVMAEINVTPMVDVMLVLLIIFMVSAPLLTVGVPLDLPQTQAKSLDQNDQKPLQMSVDIKGKVFINDAEVALADLIPKLKAITDARGGLEERIYLRADKKADYGTVAKVMGLLSGAGFKKLALVTEVEQGS, from the coding sequence ATGGGCATGAACGTCGCGAGTTCGTCCGGAGGCGGCGGCCGTCGCAGCCGGCGCAAGCCGGTCATGGCCGAAATCAACGTCACGCCGATGGTCGACGTGATGCTGGTGCTGCTCATCATCTTCATGGTGTCGGCGCCGCTGCTCACCGTGGGCGTGCCGCTCGATCTGCCGCAGACCCAGGCCAAGAGCCTCGACCAGAACGACCAAAAGCCGCTCCAGATGTCGGTCGACATCAAAGGCAAGGTCTTCATCAACGACGCCGAGGTAGCGCTGGCCGATCTGATCCCGAAGCTGAAGGCGATCACGGATGCGCGCGGCGGGCTCGAGGAACGCATCTATCTGCGCGCCGACAAGAAGGCGGATTACGGTACCGTGGCCAAGGTGATGGGCCTGTTGTCCGGCGCCGGATTCAAAAAGCTGGCGCTCGTCACGGAAGTGGAGCAGGGGTCCTAA
- the tolQ gene encoding protein TolQ, giving the protein MNPADVAQSALPVAASADVSLIALFWQAHWIVKCVMLGLLSCSVWVWAIAIDKIFLYARTRRSMDRFEQAFWSGESIEELYRTLSAKPTHSMAACFVAAMREWKRSFESHARSVAGLQMRIDKVMNVSIAREVERLERRLLVLATVGSAGPFVGLFGTVWGIMSSFQSIAASKNTSLAVVAPGIAEALFATAVGLIAAIPATIFYNKFTSEVNRQAQRLEGFADEFSAILSRQIDERG; this is encoded by the coding sequence ATGAATCCGGCCGATGTGGCTCAGTCCGCCCTTCCGGTTGCCGCTTCCGCCGACGTGTCGCTGATCGCGCTGTTCTGGCAGGCTCACTGGATCGTGAAATGCGTCATGCTGGGCCTGTTGTCCTGCTCGGTCTGGGTCTGGGCCATCGCGATCGACAAGATCTTTCTTTACGCGCGCACGCGGCGTTCGATGGACCGGTTCGAGCAGGCGTTCTGGTCCGGCGAGTCGATTGAGGAGCTCTATCGCACCCTCTCGGCCAAGCCGACCCATTCCATGGCGGCCTGTTTCGTTGCGGCGATGCGCGAATGGAAGCGCTCCTTCGAGAGCCATGCCCGCTCGGTCGCCGGCCTCCAGATGCGGATCGACAAGGTCATGAACGTCTCGATCGCCCGCGAGGTCGAACGGCTGGAACGCCGGCTGCTGGTGCTCGCGACGGTCGGCTCCGCCGGTCCCTTCGTCGGCCTGTTCGGCACGGTCTGGGGCATCATGTCGAGCTTCCAGTCGATCGCGGCGTCGAAAAATACCTCCCTGGCGGTCGTGGCGCCCGGTATTGCGGAAGCGCTGTTTGCGACCGCGGTCGGCCTTATCGCCGCCATTCCTGCCACTATTTTCTACAATAAGTTCACCTCCGAGGTGAACCGGCAGGCTCAGCGGCTCGAGGGCTTCGCTGACGAATTTTCAGCCATCCTGTCCCGCCAGATCGACGAGCGGGGCTGA
- a CDS encoding DUF2231 domain-containing protein: MSINPKTTAAIGEHPLHPMIIPFPVAFLVGAPIADLTFIGTGDNFWARAAMWLIGAGIVMALVAAVAGFTDFLSEPRIRRLNDAWYHMVGNLGAVVLALINFYLRYTQGAEAAIKPWGVVLSLVVVGILLFTGWKGWEMVYRHHVAVVDAPGQTSSEPITPHGGESHRRAA, encoded by the coding sequence ATGAGCATCAACCCCAAGACGACCGCCGCCATCGGCGAGCATCCGCTGCATCCCATGATCATCCCGTTCCCCGTGGCGTTCCTGGTCGGCGCGCCCATCGCCGACCTGACCTTCATCGGAACCGGTGACAATTTCTGGGCCCGCGCCGCGATGTGGCTGATCGGCGCCGGAATCGTGATGGCTCTCGTCGCTGCCGTAGCCGGCTTTACCGACTTCCTCAGCGAACCGCGCATCCGCCGGCTCAACGACGCCTGGTACCACATGGTCGGCAATCTCGGGGCGGTCGTGCTGGCCCTGATCAATTTCTATCTCCGCTACACGCAAGGTGCCGAGGCCGCGATCAAGCCCTGGGGCGTGGTGCTCTCCTTGGTCGTCGTCGGCATCCTCCTGTTCACCGGGTGGAAGGGCTGGGAGATGGTCTACCGGCACCACGTTGCCGTGGTGGACGCGCCGGGCCAGACCAGCTCGGAGCCGATCACGCCGCATGGCGGCGAGAGCCACCGCCGCGCGGCTTGA
- a CDS encoding acyl-CoA desaturase, whose translation MSPNAPADDQHDDIMYPSAIPFVLVHLGCIAAIWSGITWQAIAICVSLYVVRMFAIGAGYHRYFSHRAFATSRVFQFILAWLAQSTAQKSVLWWAAKHRHHHLHSDTEKDVHSPRQRGFLYSHLGWIFYREHDTTDLVKVGDLAVYPELMWLHRLELLPAVALAVLCFLVAGWSGLVVGFLWSTVVLYHATFCINSLAHVHGRKRYVTGDDSRNNWLLALFTLGEGWHNNHHAYQSSARQGFYWWEVDLTYCILKALSWAGVIWNMKAPPDQVLRNEQPLGARVINRAARELAGRFDAQMLADAISSARRRADLAQLQLPTLHEILNRAHEGVDALTHLHLPSIPTREEFLAEARAIFARTRSLNEIVDHAYEHFLASVRARVATVI comes from the coding sequence ATGTCACCCAACGCGCCCGCCGACGACCAACACGACGACATCATGTATCCCTCCGCAATTCCGTTCGTGCTGGTCCATCTCGGCTGCATCGCGGCGATCTGGTCGGGCATCACCTGGCAGGCCATCGCAATCTGCGTTTCACTGTATGTCGTACGGATGTTTGCTATCGGGGCGGGCTATCACCGCTATTTCTCGCATCGGGCGTTTGCGACCAGCCGGGTGTTTCAGTTCATCCTGGCTTGGCTAGCGCAGAGCACGGCGCAGAAAAGCGTGTTGTGGTGGGCTGCCAAGCACCGACACCATCATTTGCATTCCGATACCGAAAAGGACGTGCACTCACCGCGTCAACGCGGCTTCCTCTACAGCCATCTCGGCTGGATTTTCTACCGTGAGCACGACACGACCGACCTCGTGAAAGTCGGCGATTTAGCGGTCTATCCCGAGCTGATGTGGCTGCATCGGCTCGAGCTGCTGCCGGCCGTTGCGCTTGCGGTGCTCTGCTTTCTCGTTGCGGGATGGTCCGGTCTCGTCGTTGGCTTCCTGTGGAGCACGGTGGTGCTCTATCACGCGACGTTCTGCATCAACTCGCTTGCCCATGTGCATGGGCGCAAGCGCTACGTGACCGGCGATGATTCCCGCAACAACTGGCTGCTGGCGTTGTTCACCCTGGGCGAGGGCTGGCACAACAATCACCACGCCTACCAGAGCAGTGCGCGGCAAGGCTTTTACTGGTGGGAGGTCGACCTGACCTATTGCATCCTAAAGGCCCTGTCCTGGGCGGGCGTGATCTGGAATATGAAAGCGCCGCCCGATCAGGTGCTGCGCAACGAGCAGCCGCTCGGCGCGCGGGTCATCAACCGGGCGGCACGCGAGCTCGCCGGACGGTTCGATGCGCAGATGCTGGCAGATGCGATCTCGTCGGCGCGGCGCCGAGCCGATCTGGCCCAATTGCAACTGCCGACCCTGCATGAGATCCTCAATCGCGCCCATGAAGGCGTCGATGCGCTGACGCATCTCCATCTGCCGTCGATCCCGACCCGCGAGGAGTTTCTCGCCGAGGCCAGGGCGATCTTCGCGCGGACGCGATCGCTCAACGAGATCGTGGATCACGCCTACGAGCACTTCCTGGCGTCGGTTCGTGCGCGGGTCGCCACGGTGATCTGA
- a CDS encoding S41 family peptidase translates to MMTKARLLIATSLCACLVAVPLVTAIAMQRDDPDVAELGLIASVVQLVHRAYVHPISSDELTNDVLKGMLNRLDPHSDYMDEGEFKQSQADMAGRFGGLGIQISEQDGLPKVISPIDGTPAARAGIEPGDQILLIDHASARGMPLSKVVAVLRGDPGSSVTLTLLRGKQEPLDVTLTREIINVESVKSNLEPDGVGYIRVSQFGEDTSAGFKNAIQNLQRKSNGKLKGLVLDLRNDPGGLLKAAIDVSGDLLDGGTVVSIRGRDASENRSFNAPAHGDMLAGVPIVVLINGASASASEIVAGALQDRQRAKVMGTQSFGKGSVQTLIPLKGHGAVRLTTALYYTPSGRSIQDEGIAPDVVAEAPKEQQIAGGVVLRESSLTGALANPGSLNGGPAQAQAGQAKPISSPPIKAELIGKPDDAQLKLALSYLDHSTQTNGQAQ, encoded by the coding sequence ATGATGACAAAAGCCCGCCTGCTGATCGCGACCTCTCTCTGCGCCTGTCTCGTCGCCGTTCCCCTCGTCACTGCCATCGCCATGCAGCGCGACGACCCCGACGTCGCCGAGCTTGGCCTGATCGCGAGCGTCGTTCAGCTCGTGCATCGCGCTTACGTCCATCCGATCAGTTCGGACGAGCTGACCAATGACGTGCTCAAGGGCATGCTCAACCGCCTCGACCCACACTCCGACTACATGGACGAAGGGGAATTCAAGCAGTCCCAGGCCGACATGGCCGGCCGGTTCGGCGGGCTGGGCATCCAGATCAGCGAACAGGATGGTTTGCCGAAGGTGATTTCGCCGATCGACGGCACGCCTGCGGCGCGGGCCGGGATCGAGCCGGGTGACCAGATCCTGCTGATCGATCATGCCAGCGCACGTGGCATGCCTCTGAGCAAGGTGGTCGCGGTGTTGCGTGGCGATCCCGGTTCGAGCGTGACGCTGACGCTGCTTCGCGGCAAGCAGGAGCCGCTGGACGTCACGTTGACGCGGGAAATCATCAATGTGGAATCGGTCAAGTCGAACCTGGAGCCGGATGGCGTCGGCTATATTCGCGTCAGCCAGTTCGGCGAAGACACCTCCGCCGGATTCAAAAACGCCATACAGAATCTCCAGCGCAAGTCCAATGGCAAGCTGAAAGGACTTGTGCTCGATCTGCGCAACGATCCGGGCGGACTTTTGAAGGCCGCGATCGATGTCTCAGGCGACCTGCTCGACGGCGGCACGGTCGTGAGCATCCGTGGGCGGGATGCCAGCGAGAACCGAAGCTTTAACGCACCCGCCCATGGTGACATGCTTGCCGGCGTTCCGATCGTGGTGCTCATCAACGGCGCTTCCGCCTCTGCCTCTGAAATCGTTGCCGGAGCTTTGCAGGACCGTCAACGCGCCAAGGTGATGGGCACGCAGAGTTTTGGCAAAGGATCGGTGCAAACCCTGATTCCGCTCAAGGGACACGGTGCGGTCAGGTTGACGACGGCGCTCTATTACACGCCGTCCGGACGCTCGATCCAGGATGAAGGCATTGCGCCCGACGTCGTTGCCGAGGCGCCGAAGGAGCAGCAGATCGCGGGCGGCGTCGTGCTCCGGGAGAGCTCGTTGACCGGGGCACTTGCCAATCCGGGGTCGCTCAACGGCGGACCGGCGCAGGCGCAAGCGGGGCAGGCCAAGCCGATCTCTTCACCGCCGATCAAGGCGGAACTGATCGGCAAACCCGATGACGCCCAGCTCAAGCTGGCACTGTCCTATCTCGATCACAGCACTCAAACCAACGGGCAGGCGCAGTAA
- a CDS encoding DUF2852 domain-containing protein: MAYTADVNRWRGPSDQQQYERPHMLDTPWHPGWIAVTILGFIIWWPIGLALLFFTLGSRRMSCWSHQDRWQNKMERMQYKMERMRDRMERRGFGFGFGPPSSGNRAFDEYRSETLRRLEEEQVEFKNFLDRLRHAKDKEEFDQFMAQHKTRPTQPPNDQPQG; this comes from the coding sequence ATGGCCTACACCGCTGATGTCAATCGCTGGCGCGGCCCCTCTGACCAGCAACAGTACGAGCGGCCCCACATGCTCGATACCCCGTGGCATCCTGGCTGGATTGCCGTGACCATCCTCGGCTTCATCATCTGGTGGCCGATCGGACTTGCCCTTCTCTTTTTCACACTCGGGAGCAGAAGAATGTCGTGCTGGAGCCACCAGGATCGATGGCAGAACAAGATGGAGCGGATGCAGTACAAGATGGAGCGGATGCGCGACCGCATGGAGCGCCGCGGCTTCGGCTTTGGCTTCGGCCCGCCGTCCTCCGGCAACCGCGCGTTCGATGAATACCGCTCGGAAACGCTGCGGCGTCTCGAGGAAGAGCAGGTCGAGTTCAAGAACTTCCTCGATCGTCTGCGTCACGCCAAGGACAAGGAAGAGTTCGACCAGTTCATGGCGCAGCACAAGACGCGCCCGACCCAGCCGCCGAATGACCAGCCGCAAGGCTGA